In the genome of Candidatus Aegiribacteria sp., the window CATACGCATTCGACACATATGCTGGCGCTGTCCTCCAGTGACCTGCCGGGAGAAATGCTCGAAGACGCCGTTAACAGATCTCATCCTGAGATATCTCTTCTCCTCGGACGCGGTGTACGTTTCCTTGATTATATGACTCCCGGCACATGGGAGCTGGGGGCGGAAACAGCAAAAGCCTTTGAGAACAGTGATTGCGTTATCTGGAGAAAGCACGGTATTCTTGGTCTTGGGAGAGATATTGATTCTGCCTGCGACGCGGTTGAAGTTGTAGAGAAGGCAGCACGATTACTTCTCCTTGAGAAATCGGCCTTTGGAAAATTCGTAGGCCTGAAGAACCGCGAACTTGTGCCTAAAGATCCATTATCTCAAGAAGAGTCCGATGAGGAAATCAATGATACGGATGGCGATTTACCGCCCGGTCCTCCGATTATCGATTAAGAGACATAGGGTCAGGTCTTGCATTCAAGCATTTATTACTATATTTCGTTCCAGGAAGAATATAAATGCTTGAATGCAAGACCTGACCCTACAATACTTGACAGAGGATTCCTGATTCTCAATTGTTCATTGGAGTATTAATTCAAAACAGGGGGTTTGATCTGATCATTTTTTCTTTTCAGTTAGAGTGTACGAAATGTGCGAAATGTAAATTCAGTGGTTTTTCAAAAGGTGGAAACACTAACTGATCTGCATAAACTGAAAGGACAAAAAAATGAGAAGGTCGAAGTTCGCGGCAGCAGTCGTGATAAGCTCATTCATTCTATCAATATCCGCATGCTGGAATCCGTTTGATCCCGAAAAGGATCCGAATCCAGTTACAAACCAGTATTACGTTCCGGCAGACAGTGCCTGGAAAGTACTGGAGAACCTGGAGTATTCATACTCCAGCATGGATATTGATCGCTATATTGCATGCTTCAGAAGCGATTTTGAGTTTCATCTTCTTGAAATTGACTGGGCTGACTATACCGGTAATGGCACAATTGATGAGTTCTGGGGTCTGGCTCTTGAAGAGGAATATCATATTGCAATGTTCAACAATGTATCGTCAATCGAACTGACTCTTTCGGGAGATTCGGAATTCATCTGGACAGGTGATCCGACAGGCATGTCCCTTGCCCTTCCGAGAACCTTCGATCTTAAGGTCTATACCTATGGGGTGAACGGATACTGTGCTTCCGGATCAGCTCTCTTCATCTGCAGAGAGGATGAAACAGGCGAGTGGTACATCTGGCAGTGGTGGGATCAGTCAAGCACCTAGTTTCGCAAATTTCACCAGGTTTTGTGATTGGTGATCAGGGCGTTAAACGCTTCGCATCACGGGGAAACATCGTTGTAAGACGGATATTATCCACATCGAGAATCCTCGCTGCCATTCTTTCAAGGCCTATTGCAAGGCCACCATGTGGCGGGAGTCCGTACTTGTGCGCCTGCAGGTAGCTTTCGAAGTCATCCGGATCCAATCCGAATTTCCTCATTTTTTCAACCTGCATTTCGTACTCGTGAATCCTTTGTCCTCCAGTTGTCACCTCGAGGCCTCTGAACAGCAGATCGAAGCTCAGCGTTGTACCAGGATTTTCAGGATCATCCATCGTGTAGAACGGCCTCTTCTCAGTGGGAAAGTGAGTTACAAGAAGGAATTCGGAACCCCATTCCTCCTGTGAATACCTGCAGAGTATTTTCTCTTCCTCCGGCTCGAGGTCAGGTTCTCCCATGCAGTCTTTCCCGCTGATCTCAGAGGTAATCCTGTGTGCTTCCTCCAGCGTAATGGATGGTATGTGCTCACCTACTTCGGGCATCTTCGCACAAAGCATTTCAAGTTCGTACGCGGTGTTCTTCTTCACTGTATCAAGGCAGTGTCTCAGTACCGCTACCTCAAGGGCCATCACGTCTTCAAATCCATCAATGAATCCCATCTCGAAATCGAGAGAGGTGTATTCGTTGATATGTCTGGAAGTCTGGTGAGGTTCAGCTCGGAAAACTGGTCCTACTTCGAACACCCGCTCAAAGATACCTACGCCCATCTGTTTGTAGAATTGTGGGGATTGCGCAAGAAATGCCGGTCGGCCGAAATAATCAACTTTGAATATATTTGCTCCTCCCTCCGCTCCGGCTGAGCAGATTTTCGGAGTACGTATCTCGGTAAATCCCATGCTTGAGAGGCTTTCCCTGAAACCGTGCGCAAATGATTCCGCAATCTTGAGTCTGGCTCTTTCACCGGGGTGTCGCAGACTCAGAGGGCGAAGATCAAGATTGGTATCAATGTGCAGGTCGAGAAGTTTTTTGGACATGTCGACAGGTGGCTGAGCTTTCGGTGATGAAATTATTTTAATGGAATCAACGTGGATTTCGACAGATGCGGGATTAATTGAATTGTCCTTTATTCCGGCTTCCTTCACTGTACCCTTTACTTCAACCGATTGCTCGACTTCAAGACTGTCGAGTATCTCTTCGTTTCCGTCATTCCCCATAACACATTGCAGCAATCCGTCATGGCGGCGCAGCACTATAAATGCGCCCCAGCCAAGGCGTCGGATTCGCTGAACTACGCCATGAATCGTTACTTTCTCCCCTGCTATGCTCTCAAGTGTCTCTGCTGAAAGCGGGTTTATCATTTCCTTATCACTTATACCGATCATGGAAAACCTTTCATTTTCTGGAAGCTCGAATTTCTCTTCAGAACAGCTAATATACATATTCAATCCTGTTGCGATGAATTACTCTCGGGATCACTGTACAGATTGGGGTTAATTCCCACTGATCTGAAAACGCGAATCAATCTGTTGGGTGCGGAAATCAGGTGAGCCTGGAGTTCCCTGAAAACTATATCTGCGTCAATCACAAGATCCTCCGCTTCCTCTCCACCCGGTTTATCCATATCAACCATGCTGGAGAGTTTTTTTGCGTTCCTGAATATATCCCTCAGTTCCGGCTGGTACTTCATCCTGGAAAGCTCTCTAAGTTTATGGAGTTCTTTCAGATCACATTTCGCAAGAGCTTCTTCCTTCTGTAATCTGAAGCTCTCTCGAATGCGATTCATCTGTTTGATTAGAACCCTGAATTCTTCAGTTACCTGTATATTTGCATTTTTCACATTCTTGGCTTTCCTGATAGAGTGAATTAGAATTCTCCTTGAAGTATATAAGAATAATCGATTGGAGAAGAATGTCAGACACCTACCGAATACTAGCGATCAATCCCGGCTCCACGTCTACGAAAATATCTGTATTTGAGAGCGAAAAGGAAGTATGGTCCACTAAATTAAGTCATTCCAGTGATGATCTGGCTGGATTCGACCATATTTTCGAACAATATGATTTCAGAAAGGATGTTATTGAAAACGAGCTTGAGAAAGCCGATTACGACATTGCATCCTTCGATGCGATTGTTGGTCGGGGTGGAGTTCTTCATCCCATTGAGGGAGGAACATACGAAGTTGATGAAAAGCTCCTCGAAGACCTCCGCGAGGGAGTTCAGGGGGAGCATGTTTCCAATCTGGGAGCTCCAATAGCAAATGAACTTGCTCACGAAGCCCACTGTCCCGCGTTTATAGTCGATCCGGTTGTTGTAGATGAGATGGAACCTCTTGCAAGGTTCTCAGGTCATCCTGATCTTCCAAGAAGATCGATCTTCCATGCCCTGAATCAGAAAGCCGTTGCACGGAAGGCATCCGCGGATATTAAGAGATCATACGATAAGGTAAATCTTATAGTAGTCCATCTCGGTGGTGGAATCTCAGTGGGTGCTCATAAAGCCGGAAGGGTCATTGACGTCAATAACGCTCTTAATGGTGATGGTCCATTCACACCTGAAAGATCCGGAGGTTTGCCGGTAGGTGATCTTACAGCGCTTTGCTTCAGTGGAAAACGCACTCTGCCGGAAGTCAAAAAAATGATAAAGGGCGCTGGCGGTATTGTAGCTTATCTTGGTACAAACGATATGATGCTCGTCGAGGATAAAATCAGAGAAGGAGACAGGAAGTTCGCTCTGGTCTACGAAGCAATGGCGTATCAGGTAAGCAAAGAAATTGGAGCCATGGCAACTGTACTTGAGGGAAATGTTGATGCAATAGTCCTGACCGGTGGAATCGCTTATGACAAGAATTTCGTGGAAATGATTCGAAACCATACGGGATTCATTGCAGAGATTCTGGTCTATCAGGGTGAGATGGAAATGGAAGCTCTTGCACTTGGAGGTTTGAGGGTACTTCGGAAAGAAGAGAACGCAAAAAAATACAACCCGCGGAGGAAAGCTCTCTAATGAGTGATGCAGCATTCGAAAAGAGAAAGAAATTCTGGGAAGAGAATATCCTTGACCCTGTTCTGAATAAATTCCCTGAAAGAAAGGAAACTTTCGTTACCGGATCGGGAGAGCCGGTGGAACGCGTTTACTTCTCTGAAAAACCGGATGAGGAATATCTTAGAAAACAGGGCTTCCCCGGGCAGTATCCTTTCACGAGGGGAGTACAGCCCACAATGTACAGGGGCCGTTTCTGGACAATGAGACAATATGCGGGGTTCGGAACGGCGGAAGAATCAAATAAACGATATCGCTACCTTCTTGAACAGGGGCAGACCGGGCTTTCAGTTGCGTTTGATCTCCCAACTCAGATCGGATACGATTCAGACCATCCACTCTGTGAGGGTGAGATAGGTAAGGTCGGCGTCGCTATTGACAGCCTCTCTGATATGGAGATCCTTTTCAATCAGATCCCCCTTGATAGTGTATCAACCTCTATGACCATAAACGCTCCTGCTGCGGTTCTCCTTGCGATGTACATTACGGTTGCGGAAAAGCAGGGTGTCCAGGCTAAAATGCTTCGTGGCACAATTCAGAATGACATCCTGAAGGAGTACATGGCCCGTGGAACCTATATTTTCCCCCCAGAGCAATCCATGAGGCTCATAACTGACATCTTCTGCTACTGCAGTGACAATGTACCGAAATGGAACACAATAAGTATTTCAGGATATCACATTCGAGAAGCAGGGTGTACTGCTGCACAGGAAGTTGCATTCACTCTTGCCGACGGTATAGCATACGTTGAAGCAGCAATTGAAGCAGGGTTGAATGTCGATGATTTCGCGCCCAGACTCAGTTTTTTCTTCAACGCGCACAATGATCTGCTTGAGGAAGTAGCTAAATTCAGAGCTGCAAGGAGATTATGGGGACAAATCATGAAAGAGCGGTTCAAAGCAGAGAATCCGAAGAGCTTGATGCTCCGTTTTCACACTCAGACAGCTGGCTCCTCACTGACTGCTCAGCAACCGGATAACAATATCGTGAGGGTAGCAATTCAGACTCTTGCAGCAGTACTCGGCGGCACCCAGAGCCTGCACACGAACAGCAGAGACGAAGCCCTTTCTCTTCCAACCGAACAGGCGGTACGTATCGCTCTTAGAACACAGCAGATTGTGGCCAACGAATCCGGCATCGCTAATACGGTTGATCCGCTTGCGGGAAGCTATTTCGTTGAGAATCTCACAGATAAAATAGAAACGGAAGCGCTGGAATATATCAGGAAAATCGATTCAATGGGTGGAATGGTCAACTCAATTGAGAGCGGATATCCTCAGAGAAAGATACAGGAATCAGCTTACGAATATCAGCGTGATATTGAAAGAAAAGAAAGAGTAGTTGTCGGAGTTAACAGTTATAGAGTTCCGGAAGGACCGCCGGAAGGTCTGCTGAAGGTAGACCCTTCCGTTGCTGAATCACAGATTTCAAAGCTTGACAATATAAGGAATAACAGGGATAACGGTGCTGTTGATACAAGTCTTGAAGTCCTTCAGAAAGCTGCAGACTCTACAGATAATTTGATGCCGTTCATACTTGACTCCGTACGCTGCTATGCAACTCTTGGTGAAATATGCAGGGTACTCAGGGATGAATTCGGCGAATACAGACCTGGTACAGTTTTGTAACCGAAAGCCACTCCATATGGGGTGGTCGAGTTTAGTGAGAAAGGAATATTCAACTTGAAGTTTCATAGAATCTGTATTACATCTTCGGTGGTTCTAATATTTTTCTTTACCGCATGTTTCGGTCCTTCAGCAGATAATTCCACCTGGATTCTGACTGTCGGCGATGACACCGTATCCGTTGGACAGCTCGGTGAATCATGGCTTGGAATGGATAGCCTTCAGAGGGAATCTTTCCTGTCAAAGGACAATACCATTGGAGAATTCATTGTAGCCTACGGGAGACGAGTCATTCTTGAGAAGGAGCTTGAAGCAGAGGGATATCTGACTGATCCTCTCATTCTATCTTTCAAGGGTTCATGGTTAATGGTCGAAACCGCTAAAGCCGCGAAGATAATGCTGGTTGCCAGGGAGGCTGATGAAGTTACC includes:
- a CDS encoding class II aldolase/adducin family protein, yielding MIMRDGMDIIQSTREDIGRIATQLARTGWAEANAGNISVLLPEGADDKIWENQVFSDTLPIPMPELAGRTFLVTCAWSRFRTLQQKLDTEIVPVRVSSDGLRIIRLEGSRNPTSEFSTHILVLAGAVSRGWTTAALVHTHSTHMLALSSSDLPGEMLEDAVNRSHPEISLLLGRGVRFLDYMTPGTWELGAETAKAFENSDCVIWRKHGILGLGRDIDSACDAVEVVEKAARLLLLEKSAFGKFVGLKNRELVPKDPLSQEESDEEINDTDGDLPPGPPIID
- the aspS gene encoding aspartate--tRNA(Asn) ligase produces the protein MIGISDKEMINPLSAETLESIAGEKVTIHGVVQRIRRLGWGAFIVLRRHDGLLQCVMGNDGNEEILDSLEVEQSVEVKGTVKEAGIKDNSINPASVEIHVDSIKIISSPKAQPPVDMSKKLLDLHIDTNLDLRPLSLRHPGERARLKIAESFAHGFRESLSSMGFTEIRTPKICSAGAEGGANIFKVDYFGRPAFLAQSPQFYKQMGVGIFERVFEVGPVFRAEPHQTSRHINEYTSLDFEMGFIDGFEDVMALEVAVLRHCLDTVKKNTAYELEMLCAKMPEVGEHIPSITLEEAHRITSEISGKDCMGEPDLEPEEEKILCRYSQEEWGSEFLLVTHFPTEKRPFYTMDDPENPGTTLSFDLLFRGLEVTTGGQRIHEYEMQVEKMRKFGLDPDDFESYLQAHKYGLPPHGGLAIGLERMAARILDVDNIRLTTMFPRDAKRLTP
- the buk gene encoding butyrate kinase, with amino-acid sequence MSDTYRILAINPGSTSTKISVFESEKEVWSTKLSHSSDDLAGFDHIFEQYDFRKDVIENELEKADYDIASFDAIVGRGGVLHPIEGGTYEVDEKLLEDLREGVQGEHVSNLGAPIANELAHEAHCPAFIVDPVVVDEMEPLARFSGHPDLPRRSIFHALNQKAVARKASADIKRSYDKVNLIVVHLGGGISVGAHKAGRVIDVNNALNGDGPFTPERSGGLPVGDLTALCFSGKRTLPEVKKMIKGAGGIVAYLGTNDMMLVEDKIREGDRKFALVYEAMAYQVSKEIGAMATVLEGNVDAIVLTGGIAYDKNFVEMIRNHTGFIAEILVYQGEMEMEALALGGLRVLRKEENAKKYNPRRKAL
- a CDS encoding methylmalonyl-CoA mutase family protein, whose protein sequence is MSDAAFEKRKKFWEENILDPVLNKFPERKETFVTGSGEPVERVYFSEKPDEEYLRKQGFPGQYPFTRGVQPTMYRGRFWTMRQYAGFGTAEESNKRYRYLLEQGQTGLSVAFDLPTQIGYDSDHPLCEGEIGKVGVAIDSLSDMEILFNQIPLDSVSTSMTINAPAAVLLAMYITVAEKQGVQAKMLRGTIQNDILKEYMARGTYIFPPEQSMRLITDIFCYCSDNVPKWNTISISGYHIREAGCTAAQEVAFTLADGIAYVEAAIEAGLNVDDFAPRLSFFFNAHNDLLEEVAKFRAARRLWGQIMKERFKAENPKSLMLRFHTQTAGSSLTAQQPDNNIVRVAIQTLAAVLGGTQSLHTNSRDEALSLPTEQAVRIALRTQQIVANESGIANTVDPLAGSYFVENLTDKIETEALEYIRKIDSMGGMVNSIESGYPQRKIQESAYEYQRDIERKERVVVGVNSYRVPEGPPEGLLKVDPSVAESQISKLDNIRNNRDNGAVDTSLEVLQKAADSTDNLMPFILDSVRCYATLGEICRVLRDEFGEYRPGTVL